Proteins encoded together in one Oenanthe melanoleuca isolate GR-GAL-2019-014 chromosome 7, OMel1.0, whole genome shotgun sequence window:
- the UMPS gene encoding uridine 5'-monophosphate synthase → MAAGPAGAVAAALSGAGALRFGHFVLKSGRSSPVYIDLRSLVSHPRLLRQVAGLLFQAAQDAGVQYSCVCGVPYTALPLATIICSEHQVPMLIRRKEGKDYGTKRMVEGTINPGETCLIIEDVVTSGSSVLETAEALQKEGLKVTDAVVLLDREQGGKARLEEHGIRLHSVCTLSGVLEILQQQGEVSAEMVEKVKKFIEGNVFEAQNGAAPVKRCCKELSFSARAQLPGVHPIAARLLLLMEKKQTNLCLSADVTSPKELLQLAATLGPSICILKTHIDILNDFTQEVVKELRMLADQHEFLIFEDRKFADIGNTVKHQYEGGVFRIASWADIVNAHVVPGSGVVKGLKEAGLPLQRGCLLVAEMSSQGSLATGEYTKAAVQMAEDNSDFVFGFICGSRVSNKPEFLHLTPGVQLQTGGDNLGQKYLSPKEVIGEKGSDIIIVGRGILAVSDRLQEAEKYRKAAWESYLSRLGAPAED, encoded by the exons ATGGCGGCGGGCCCTGCGGGGGCCGTGGCGGCGGCGCTCAGCGGGGCGGGCGCGCTGCGCTTCGGGCACTTCGTGCTGAAGAGCGGCCGCTCGTCCCCCGTGTACATCGACCTGCGGAGCCTCGTGTCCCACCCGCGCCTCCTGCGGCAG GTTGCAGGACTCCTTTTCCAGGCAGCCCAGGATGCGGGTGTGCAGTACAGCTGCGTGTGCGGCGTTCCGTACACGGCGCTGCCGCTGGCCACCATCATCTGCTCGGAGCACCAGGTGCCGATGCTTATTcggaggaaggaaggaaaggactACG gtacTAAGCGGATGGTAGAAGGCACCATTAACCCAGGAGAGACATGCCTGATCATTGAGGATGTGGTAACTAGTGGATCCAGTGTACTGGAAACTGCAGAAGCTCTTCAGAAAGAAGGATTAAAAGTGACAGATGCTGTAGTGCTGTTggacagggagcagggtgggaaggCCAGGCTAGAGGAACATGGAATTCGCCTGCACTCCGTGTGCACCTTGTCTGGGGTGCTGGAgattctccagcagcagggagaagtgTCTGCTGAGATGGTTGAAAAGGTGAAGAAATTCATTGAGGGAAATGTGTTTGAGGCTCAGAATGGTGCTGCTCCTGTGAAGAGATGCTGCAAGGAGCTGAGCTTCAGCGCTCGTGCCCAGCTGCCAGGGGTGCATCCTATTGCAGCCAGGCTTCTCCTGCTCAtggaaaagaagcaaacaaactTGTGCCTTTCTGCTGATGTCACCAgccccaaggagctgctgcagctaGCTGCCACCCTGGGCCCCAGCATCTGTATCCTCAAGACTCATATAGACATCTTGAATGATTTCACCCAAGAGGTAGTAAAGGAGTTGAGAATGCTTGCAGATCAACATGAATTCTTGATTTTTGAAGATAGGAAATTTGCAGATATTGGAAACACTGTGAAACATCAGTATGAAG GTGGTGTGTTCAGAATCGCATCCTGGGCTGACATTGTCAATGCCCACGTGGTTCCAGGCTCTGGAGTTGTGAAGGGTCTGAAGGAAGCAGGGCTTCCTCTCCAGCGTGGCTGTCTCCTGGTTGCAGAGATGAGTTCCCAGGGGTCCCTTGCGACGGGTGAATACACAAAAGCTGCA GTACAGATGGCTGAAGACAACTCAGATTTTGTTTTTGGATTCATATGTGGATCTAGAGTTAGTAATAAACCAGAATTTCTCCACTTAACTCCAGGAGTGCAGCTGCAAACTGGAG GTGATAACCTTGGACAGAAGTACCTAAGCCCCAAGGAGGTTATTGGTGAAAAAGGCTCAGATATCATTATTGTGGGTCGTGGCATCTTGGCAGTTTCAGACCGTCTCCAAGAAGCAGAGAAGTACAGGAAGGCAGCATGGGAGAGCTACCTGAGCAGGCTTGGTGCTCCTGCAGAAGACTGA